Sequence from the Burkholderia sp. GAS332 genome:
GGTAACCCCTGAGGACGTGCGCACCACCAGCGACATCTGCACGCTCTCTTCGAGTTGACGCAGGCTTTTAGTAATGGCCGCGGGCGAGGCGTTCAGCGCCCGCGCCGCACCGCGAATACCGCCAGCGTCGGCGATGGCAACCAACGTACTGAGTTGATGGAGTTTCATGCGGTCTCAACGATAAGGATCGGATGCAACGACGTGTTCGCTTCGGGTTGCCACGTTCACGATTCTAGCTCTCCCTCGTCACATTCTGTCGCGATACGGTAGCGCCACTCGAACACGTTTCAAAATAAAACACGGACGGCAGCGAATGAATACCCATTGCGATATGCAGGCAAGTACCGAGGAAATGATCCAGTTGCGCCAATCCATTCATGCGCATCCTGAATTGGGTTATCAGGAGTTCATGACGAGTGATCTGGTCGCCGAGCGGCTCGCCGAGTGGGGCTACAAAGTGCAACGCGGGCTCGCGGGCACCGGTCTTGTCGGCACGCTGAAAGCGGGTGACGGAACTCGCAGCATCGGTTTGCGCGCGGACATGGACGCGCTGCCCGTCAACGAACAAACCGGGCTGCCCTATGCGAGCGTTCACCCTGGCAAGATGCACGCATGCGGCCATGACGGCCACACGGCGATGCTGCTCGCCGCGGCGAAGCAACTGGCGAAAACACGCGCCTTCAACGGCACGCTCAATCTGATTTTCCAACCCGCGGAGGAAGGCCTGGCCGGCGCACGCCGCATGCTCGACGACGGCGTGCTCACGCAATTCCCGTGTGACGCCGTGTTTGCGATGCACAACATGCCGGGTTTCCCCGCGGGCAAACTGGGATTTCGCGCGGGGCCGTTCATGGCCTCCGCCGATCAGGTCACGGTGCGCGTAATCGGCTACGGCGGTCATGGCGCAATGCCGCACAAGACTGTCGATCCGATCGTGGTGTGCGCCGCCATTGTGTTTGCACTGCAGACCATCGTGTCGCGCAACGTGGCGCCGCTCGACATGGCCGTCATCACGATCGGCGCGATCCACGCGGGCGAAGCCTCCAACGTGATTCCCGACGAGGCGAACATGAACATCTCGGTGCGGGCGCTACGCCCCGAGGTTCGCGACGCGCTCGAACAGCGCATTCGCGACGTGGTGCAGGCCCAGGCCGCCGTCTACGGCGCGCGTGCGGAAGTGACCTACGAAGCGAGCTATCCAGTGCTCGTCAACGACGCCGCGATGACCGACTTTGCGAGCGGCGTGGCGCGCGACTGGGTGGGCGACGACGGGATGATCGCCGATCTGCAGCCGCTCACCGGCAGCGAGGATTTTGCGTGGTTCCTGCAGAAGTGCCCGGGTTGCTACCTGATCATCGGCAACGGTGACGGCGAAGGCAGTTGCATGGTGCACAACCCGGGCTATGACTTCAACGACGACATTCTGATGACCGGCGCGGCCTACTGGGTCCGCCTCGTCGAACGCTTTCTCGCCTGATTTTTCTCGGCCCACAAGCGCTGGCGATCGCGCCGGCGTGCCGCTCGATTCGATATCAACAGACAACAGGAGACTTGATGAAACAGCTTCTTCTCTCGGCATTGTGCGGACTGGCGATGTTGCCCGCCGCGGTTCATGCCCAGGATCAACAGGTGATCCGCTTCGGGGTGGACCCGAGCTATCCGCCGTTCGAATCCAAGGCGCCGGATGGTTCGCTGGTGGGCTTCGATATCGATCTGGGCAATGCGCTTTGCGCGAGCCTGCATCAGAAGTGCATCTGGGTCGAGCAGAACTTCGACGGCATGATCCCCGCGCTCAAGGCACGCAAGTTCGACGCGATCCTGTCGGCGATGTCGGCCACGGCAGCACGGCGTCAGCAGATCGACTTCACTAACCGGCTCTACAACGGTCCATCAGCGTTGATCGCGCGAGCCGGTTCAAAGCTGCAGCCCACCGCACAGGCGCTCCAGGGGCAGCGCGTCGGTGTCGTGCAGGGCTCGACGCAGGAAAGCTTCGCCAAGGCTGAATGGGAGCCGAAGGGAGTGACGGTGGTCCCGTATCAGACGCAGGATCAGATCTATCAGGATCTGGTGACCGGGCGGCTCGATGCGGCGTTTCAGGCTGCCGTTCAGGTCGACTTCAGTTTCCTGAAGACGCCGCGCGGCAAGGGCTTCGCGCTCGCAGGCGAGCCGGTGACCGACAGCCGCGTGTCCGGCGACGTGGCAATCGGTATCCGCAAAGGCGACGCACCGCTCGAGACGCGCATCAATCAGGCGATCGACACGATTCGTCACGACGGTGTGTATCAGAAGGTTGCCGCGAAGTACTTCAATTTCAATATCTACGGCGATTGAGGCCAGTGTCCCGTCAACGATCTTTCAAACGGAGTCCGGCATGTTGGATAGTGTAAGCACGCGTATCGCGCGGGCGGTGACGCCGCAGTTGGTCGAAGATTTTCGCCGCGATGGCGCAGTATGTATCCGCAACATTTTTACGGAAGACGAAGTCGCGCTGCTGGGTTCCGGCATCGAGCGCAATCTGCAAACGCCGAGCCCGCGCGCGAAGGTAGCAAGCCGGGCTGACGACCCGGGCTGGTTCTTCGAAGACTTCTGCAACTGGCAGGAAAACGAGGCTTATCGCGCGTTTATTTTCAACTCGGCGGCGCCCGCGGTGGCCGGTGCGTTGCTCGACTGCCAGACGGTGAGGCTCCATCACGATCATCTGTTGGTGAAGGAGCCGAATACACGGCAGCGTACGCCCTGGCATCAGGATCAGCCGTACTACAACATCGTTGGCAATGACAACGTGAGCATGTGGATTCCGGTCGATCCGGTCACGCGCGAGTCGACCCTGGAGTTCGTGGCGGGTTCGCATCTTGGCCCGTGGTTGATGCCTCGCACCTTCATGGACAACGAAGCCAAGTGGTTTCCCGAAAGCAGTCTCGCCGATTTGCCGGACGTGGAAGCGGATCGCGCGGCGTTTCCGATTGTGGGCTGGGCATTGCAACCCGGCGACATGGTGTGTTTCAACATGCTGACGCTCCATGCGTCCGGCGGCGTGAACGGGCAGACGCGTCGGCGTGCATTCTCGGTGCGCTTTGTCGGCGACGACATCCGCCATGCGCCACGCCGGTGGCGCACCTCTCCCGACTTTCCGGGTCTCGCTGAAACACTGCCCGAAGGCGCACCGCTGGAGCATCCGCTGTTTCCCGTCGTATGGCAGAACGCTGAGCGCAATACATAACGAATTAAAAATTATACAAAGGTGGAGATGCGTATGAAACAGGCTGTACTGGGTTTATGTCTGGTGGGTGCCGCGGCATCGGTGGTGACGGTCACGGCGGCGCACGCGCAGAGCACCGTGACGCTCTACGGTTTGATCGACGAAGGCGTGGACTTCAACAGTAATCTGAATGGTCAGCGCCAATGGAAGATGTCGAGTGGCGATGCGCAAGGCAGCCGCTGGGGCCTGAAGGGTGCGGAAGATCTGGGCGGTGGCTACAAGGCCGTGTTCCAGCTCGAGAACGGATTCGACGTGAACACTGGGCGCTTGATGGAGGGCGGCCGCGAATTCGGACGGCAGGCTTTTGTCGGCGTGTCGAACGATTCAATAGGAACGCTCACTTTCGGACGCCAATACGACTCACTGGTGGAGTTTCTTGCGCCGCTGACCGCGAACGGCAACTGGGGCGGTTACCTTTTCGAGCATCCGTACGATAACGATAACACTGACAACTCCTTCCGTCTGAACAACGCCGTGCAGTTTTACTCGGCGAATTTCGGTGGCTTTCAGGTCGGTGCGACGTATGCATTTTCGAACAATCCGGGCCAATTCTCGACTAATAGTGCTCAGAGTGCCGGCGCCAGTTATACGTTCGGCGGACTCTCGGTGGCATTGGCTTATCTGAATGTGACCAATCCGGGGGCGAACGCGATCGGCGCGGTGACGACCGACGACGCGGGCTTTATTGCGAACCGGCAGCGGGTGTTTGGCGCCGGCCTCAACTATACGTTCGGCTCCGCGATGCTCGGCTTCGTCTATAGTCACACGGACCTGACAAATCCGACGGCGTATGCGTATATCAGCGGGTCGATCGTGCCGTCCGGACAGAGCGTTGCGTCGTTGAAATTCGATAACTTCGAACTCAACGGGACCTACCGGGTCACGCCCGCCTTTATGCTCGGCGCGATGTACGACTACACACAGTCGAAGCTCGATGCATCCGGCGGCAGCAGCAAGCCGCGCTGGCACACCTTCGGGTTGATGGCCGACTACAACCTGTCAAAGCGCACCGATGTGTATGTGATGGCGAGTCTGCAGAAGTCCGTGAGTGCGAACAGCGGCACTGCGTTGGACAACGCCTATGTTGGCGGCGCTGACGATTCGTCTTCGAATGACCGACAGGCAGTGGCGCGCGTCGGGATCCGTCACAAGTTCTGAGCGGACCTTCGCCCTTCAGCGTGTGGCAGTGTGAGGCGGAGCTACGGCGCCGCTTCTCCGGTAACCTGCAGCATCTGGTCGTTGACCTGCTGCTGCTCTTTCGCCCGCGTCAGGAGCCAGCGATGGAAACTGCGGCATTGGGGCTGGTCGAAAGCGCTTTTCTTCCACGTCAGAAAGTAGGGCCACGGCAAGGGAAGGCCGTGTTTGAACGGGATGATGAGACGGTCGGCGGCAACGTCGTCGCAGATCATCGACGTTTGCGCGAGCACGAAGCCGTGACCGTCGATCGCCGCCTGAATCGCCACGCTCGACAACGAGAATACATGCCGGGGGTTTTGCAGCGTGGCGCAGTCCACCTTGCTGGCTTCGAACCAGTCCCGCCACGAGGGCGGCGACGCGAATTTCGGCAGCCAGTCCACGGCGATCAACGGGTACGCGAGGAGGTCCGCAGGCGTGGTGAGCGGTGCATCCGCGCGCAGCAGTTGCGGGCTGCACACCGGCACGACGCTATCGCGGAACAGTTCGATGGCGTTCTCGACCTCCGCGACCCGGTCGCCGTAGCTAATGCGGAAATCGATCTCGTAGCCTTCGGGCGACGGCTCGGTGTGCGTGCCGTCGAGATAGACGCTCAATTCCGGATACTGCGCCTGCCATTCCATGACGCGAGCGGCGAGCCACTTGGAGAGCAACGAGGGCAATGCGCTGACGCTCAGATTGCGGACGTTTTTCGAGCGCTCGATCTCCGCATGCGCGACGCGCAGGCTCTCGAATGCCGCCGCGCAACTTTCGTGGTACTGGCGACCGATCGTGGTGAGCCTCAGCCGTTTGCCGTCCTTTTGCAGGAGGCTCAAGCCCAGCGTGTCTTCGAGCAGCTTCATCTGCTGGCTCACGGCGCCGGCCGAGATGCCGAGACGTCTCGCGGCTTCCGCTACGCCGCCGCAACGGCCCACGGCTTCGAATACCTGCAGCGCGCGCAGGGGCGGCAGCGTGCTCATGGCGTTTCCTTCTGCGAGGAGGGGTGGGGGGCTGAGTTTAGAAATTCTAAAATAACAGCCAGCTTTAGACACCTATTCTTTTATGTTTTGGCTTTTTATCCTTCGGTCATGCTCGATAGCGAAGCCGATGAGGCATAGCCGGGGCGAACTGAACCGGAGACAGTAGACATGTTTTTGAAGAACGCGTGGTATGTGGCGGCATGGGACAAGGAGGTGACGCAGAGCCTCCTGCCCGTCACGATTCTCGACGAGCCGGTCGTGCTCTATCGCAAGGCGGATGGCACGCCCGTTGCGCTCGAAGATGCCTGCCCGCATCGTAAGTTGCCGCTCTCGATGGGGCGGCTGATCGACGACGTGGTCGAGTGCGGCTATCACGGTCTTACGTTCGACTGTTCCGGTGCCTGCGTGAAGGCGCCCGGCTCGCCGCGCATTCCCGCCGGCGCGCAGGTGCGCAGCTATCCGCTTGCTGAACGCTATGGTCTGGTGTGGATCTGGATGGGCGACGCGAGCGCCGCGGACCCGGACAAGATCGTGCAGATCGAAGAGTGGGGCGACCCTGCCTGGGGCGTCAATCGTGGCGACGCCATGACGGTGGATTGCCATTACCTGTATGTCACCGACAACCTGCTTGATCCTTCGCACGTCGCCTGGGTGCATCGGTCATCGTTTGGTAATGCTGCGTGCGAGGCGG
This genomic interval carries:
- a CDS encoding hippurate hydrolase: MNTHCDMQASTEEMIQLRQSIHAHPELGYQEFMTSDLVAERLAEWGYKVQRGLAGTGLVGTLKAGDGTRSIGLRADMDALPVNEQTGLPYASVHPGKMHACGHDGHTAMLLAAAKQLAKTRAFNGTLNLIFQPAEEGLAGARRMLDDGVLTQFPCDAVFAMHNMPGFPAGKLGFRAGPFMASADQVTVRVIGYGGHGAMPHKTVDPIVVCAAIVFALQTIVSRNVAPLDMAVITIGAIHAGEASNVIPDEANMNISVRALRPEVRDALEQRIRDVVQAQAAVYGARAEVTYEASYPVLVNDAAMTDFASGVARDWVGDDGMIADLQPLTGSEDFAWFLQKCPGCYLIIGNGDGEGSCMVHNPGYDFNDDILMTGAAYWVRLVERFLA
- a CDS encoding amino acid ABC transporter substrate-binding protein, PAAT family, producing the protein MKQLLLSALCGLAMLPAAVHAQDQQVIRFGVDPSYPPFESKAPDGSLVGFDIDLGNALCASLHQKCIWVEQNFDGMIPALKARKFDAILSAMSATAARRQQIDFTNRLYNGPSALIARAGSKLQPTAQALQGQRVGVVQGSTQESFAKAEWEPKGVTVVPYQTQDQIYQDLVTGRLDAAFQAAVQVDFSFLKTPRGKGFALAGEPVTDSRVSGDVAIGIRKGDAPLETRINQAIDTIRHDGVYQKVAAKYFNFNIYGD
- a CDS encoding Phytanoyl-CoA dioxygenase (PhyH), with amino-acid sequence MLDSVSTRIARAVTPQLVEDFRRDGAVCIRNIFTEDEVALLGSGIERNLQTPSPRAKVASRADDPGWFFEDFCNWQENEAYRAFIFNSAAPAVAGALLDCQTVRLHHDHLLVKEPNTRQRTPWHQDQPYYNIVGNDNVSMWIPVDPVTRESTLEFVAGSHLGPWLMPRTFMDNEAKWFPESSLADLPDVEADRAAFPIVGWALQPGDMVCFNMLTLHASGGVNGQTRRRAFSVRFVGDDIRHAPRRWRTSPDFPGLAETLPEGAPLEHPLFPVVWQNAERNT
- a CDS encoding outer membrane insertion C-terminal signal, with product MKQAVLGLCLVGAAASVVTVTAAHAQSTVTLYGLIDEGVDFNSNLNGQRQWKMSSGDAQGSRWGLKGAEDLGGGYKAVFQLENGFDVNTGRLMEGGREFGRQAFVGVSNDSIGTLTFGRQYDSLVEFLAPLTANGNWGGYLFEHPYDNDNTDNSFRLNNAVQFYSANFGGFQVGATYAFSNNPGQFSTNSAQSAGASYTFGGLSVALAYLNVTNPGANAIGAVTTDDAGFIANRQRVFGAGLNYTFGSAMLGFVYSHTDLTNPTAYAYISGSIVPSGQSVASLKFDNFELNGTYRVTPAFMLGAMYDYTQSKLDASGGSSKPRWHTFGLMADYNLSKRTDVYVMASLQKSVSANSGTALDNAYVGGADDSSSNDRQAVARVGIRHKF
- a CDS encoding LysR family transcriptional regulator, glycine cleavage system transcriptional activator; its protein translation is MSTLPPLRALQVFEAVGRCGGVAEAARRLGISAGAVSQQMKLLEDTLGLSLLQKDGKRLRLTTIGRQYHESCAAAFESLRVAHAEIERSKNVRNLSVSALPSLLSKWLAARVMEWQAQYPELSVYLDGTHTEPSPEGYEIDFRISYGDRVAEVENAIELFRDSVVPVCSPQLLRADAPLTTPADLLAYPLIAVDWLPKFASPPSWRDWFEASKVDCATLQNPRHVFSLSSVAIQAAIDGHGFVLAQTSMICDDVAADRLIIPFKHGLPLPWPYFLTWKKSAFDQPQCRSFHRWLLTRAKEQQQVNDQMLQVTGEAAP